In a single window of the Arthrobacter zhangbolii genome:
- a CDS encoding glycosyltransferase has translation MEVTVLVPAHNEEQTIGQTIESLLAQTRQPDQIIIIANGCTDQTVEVAKKYPVIVMDLPRLEHRKSEAMNRGWNLYGRDSDLVVSMDADTVLVPNAIEDWEKESWKRLFGGSTSKFTIRQPGLWCRLQKSEYAYNIQQGLNHGWTNVLAGAGSAFSGRALREIAARDDREGPWSYESAVEDYELTYRLREAGYKTYVSTTIRAYTDGMKNLKSLWGQRMKWQTGTLQDLLRFGVNHLTIRDWFSQMLNLLGPAIRALWVMVISLALYLDALTLAWWGLLVPILFMAINLKTALRVPYKDKWDILIVVLIIPIELLACIRGGWILASWGEILRKKITRKDRDLWAAQYKAEGVEA, from the coding sequence ATGGAGGTCACGGTATTAGTGCCGGCGCACAATGAGGAGCAAACAATAGGGCAAACCATTGAATCCCTGCTTGCGCAGACCCGGCAGCCGGACCAGATAATCATTATCGCCAATGGATGCACTGATCAAACGGTCGAGGTAGCAAAAAAGTACCCGGTAATCGTTATGGATCTGCCCCGCCTGGAGCACCGCAAGTCCGAGGCCATGAACAGGGGATGGAATCTCTATGGCCGTGACTCCGACCTTGTCGTGTCCATGGACGCAGACACTGTACTTGTCCCCAATGCCATCGAAGACTGGGAGAAGGAATCATGGAAGCGTCTCTTCGGAGGATCGACTTCCAAATTCACCATCCGGCAGCCCGGTTTGTGGTGCAGGCTGCAGAAATCCGAATACGCCTACAACATCCAACAGGGGCTGAATCATGGTTGGACCAATGTCCTGGCAGGCGCCGGGTCTGCGTTCTCCGGCAGGGCGCTGAGGGAGATTGCCGCCAGGGACGACAGGGAAGGGCCGTGGTCCTACGAAAGTGCCGTGGAGGACTACGAGCTGACCTACCGGCTCCGGGAAGCGGGGTACAAGACCTACGTATCCACCACCATCAGGGCATACACCGACGGGATGAAGAACCTGAAGTCCCTGTGGGGGCAGCGCATGAAGTGGCAGACAGGTACCCTTCAGGATCTGCTTCGCTTCGGAGTCAACCATCTGACCATCAGGGATTGGTTTAGCCAGATGCTCAATCTGCTCGGACCTGCAATCCGGGCGCTATGGGTGATGGTAATTTCGCTGGCGCTGTATCTGGATGCCCTGACATTGGCTTGGTGGGGACTGCTCGTGCCCATCCTGTTTATGGCCATCAACCTCAAGACGGCCCTTCGCGTCCCGTATAAGGACAAGTGGGACATCCTTATCGTCGTGTTGATAATCCCTATTGAGCTCCTGGCCTGCATACGCGGCGGATGGATTCTCGCTTCCTGGGGAGAAATCCTCCGCAAAAAGATCACCCGCAAAGATCGTGACTTGTGGGCGGCGCAGTACAAGGCAGAGGGCGTGGAAGCATGA